From a region of the Streptacidiphilus albus JL83 genome:
- a CDS encoding STAS domain-containing protein produces MTDGNEFGRLAELLSAEGEDLAAGWITAVSASLRGRVSRAEIERELRELYDALVLALTQDQYRGRIDAHGEQFAEVRALLSELSRTRARQGFTPTETAISVFALKGALEPLLGKDLDAAEVRAYLQLSGLLDELGLFTVETYARAREELISAQAEQLLELSTPVVKLWDGVIAVPLVGTLDSARTMVVMEKMLQALIDTGSEQAIIDITGVPAVDTQVAQHLLKTVVAARLMGAECSISGIRPQIAQTIVALGIDFGDIVTKATLADALRHALKRSGVELNGRDGRRG; encoded by the coding sequence ATGACTGATGGCAACGAGTTCGGAAGGCTCGCGGAACTGCTCTCGGCAGAGGGCGAGGACCTGGCCGCAGGCTGGATCACTGCGGTCTCCGCCTCGCTGCGCGGCCGGGTGAGCCGCGCCGAGATCGAGCGGGAGCTGCGGGAGCTGTACGACGCACTGGTGCTCGCCCTGACCCAGGACCAGTACCGGGGCCGGATCGACGCGCACGGCGAGCAGTTCGCCGAGGTGCGCGCGCTGCTGTCGGAGCTCTCGCGTACCCGGGCCCGGCAGGGCTTCACCCCCACCGAGACCGCGATCAGCGTCTTCGCGCTCAAGGGCGCGCTGGAACCGCTGCTCGGCAAGGACCTGGACGCCGCCGAGGTCCGCGCCTACCTGCAGCTGTCCGGGCTGCTGGACGAGCTGGGGCTGTTCACCGTGGAGACCTACGCCCGCGCGCGGGAGGAGCTGATCAGCGCACAGGCCGAGCAGCTGCTCGAACTGTCCACGCCGGTGGTGAAGCTCTGGGACGGGGTGATCGCGGTGCCGCTGGTCGGCACCCTGGACTCGGCCCGCACCATGGTGGTGATGGAGAAGATGCTGCAGGCGCTCATCGACACCGGCTCCGAGCAGGCCATCATCGACATCACCGGGGTGCCGGCCGTCGACACCCAGGTCGCCCAGCACCTGCTGAAGACGGTGGTCGCGGCCCGGCTCATGGGCGCGGAGTGCTCGATCTCCGGAATCCGTCCGCAGATCGCGCAGACGATCGTGGCACTCGGCATCGACTTCGGGGACATCGTCACCAAGGCGACGCTCGCGGACGCGCTGCGCCATGCACTCAAGCGCTCCGGCGTGGAGCTCAACGGCCGTGACGGTCGACGCGGATGA
- a CDS encoding STAS domain-containing protein translates to MSERMPVLQIGDVLLVSIQTDLDDRAVVHLQDDLAARVVATEARGVVIDITAVEIVDSFVGRMLATIASISRMLDAETVVVGMRPAVAITLVELGLSLGGVRTALTLEKGLRALERSGRPSTDPTA, encoded by the coding sequence ATGAGCGAGCGCATGCCGGTCCTGCAGATCGGCGACGTCCTCCTGGTCTCCATCCAGACCGACCTGGACGACCGGGCGGTGGTGCACCTGCAGGACGACCTGGCCGCACGCGTGGTCGCCACCGAGGCCCGCGGCGTGGTCATCGACATCACCGCGGTGGAGATCGTCGACTCCTTCGTGGGGCGGATGCTGGCGACCATCGCCTCCATCTCCCGCATGCTGGACGCCGAGACGGTGGTGGTGGGCATGCGCCCGGCCGTGGCGATCACCCTGGTGGAACTGGGCCTGTCCCTGGGCGGGGTGCGCACGGCGCTGACCCTGGAGAAGGGTCTGCGGGCGCTGGAGCGCTCCGGCCGTCCGAGCACGGATCCGACGGCCTGA
- a CDS encoding ATP-binding protein has product MSAEAEPVVLAITANEDVVRARQLVRTLAQQCRLSLVEQTKLVTAASELARNTLVYGGGGTMAGQLIDGLGRRGVRVVFDDSGPGIADLELALTDGWTSGSGLGLGLSGSRRLVDEFAIDSAPGRGTTVTVTKWAR; this is encoded by the coding sequence ATGAGCGCCGAAGCGGAACCGGTGGTGCTGGCCATCACCGCCAACGAGGACGTGGTGCGCGCCCGGCAGCTGGTGCGCACCCTGGCCCAGCAGTGCCGGCTGTCGCTGGTGGAGCAGACCAAACTGGTCACCGCCGCCAGCGAACTGGCCCGCAACACCCTGGTCTACGGCGGCGGCGGGACCATGGCAGGGCAGCTGATCGACGGCCTGGGGCGGCGCGGTGTGCGGGTGGTCTTCGACGACTCGGGACCGGGCATCGCGGACCTGGAACTCGCCCTGACCGACGGCTGGACCTCGGGCAGCGGCCTGGGCCTGGGCCTGAGCGGATCACGCCGACTGGTCGACGAGTTCGCGATCGACAGCGCACCGGGACGCGGCACGACCGTGACCGTCACCAAGTGGGCGAGATGA
- a CDS encoding ATP-binding SpoIIE family protein phosphatase, whose amino-acid sequence MSPLLLLDSEDVAWFRDELTAARGAAAALARRVGLDEQRAAEVALCVSEATGNLTKHAVDGSVLLRVVRTAQVAGVEVLTIDSGPGMADVARSLRDGSSSTGTLGIGLGALARLADTLDIHSLPGRGTVMAARFWNRGTARGFATAEPAVAGLTRAINGEQVCGDAWAARLDPGGDGDPSGTPPPFRTVRSSAGAEPGPAPSGVSWSALTAAAGRRSTAAAPAPAPPGGGAAVMVMLCDGLGHGPMAALAGAAAVQAFRGSGARMPEEAVQEIHRALRGTRGAAVAVARVEPSTGRLLYCGVGNIAGVLLGAESRTGLVSLPGIVGHQLRGLRTFEQTLPPGGALVMHSDGLTDRWSTDILPGLLHHSPLVAAGQLLRTAGIRHDDAGVVVAKGLW is encoded by the coding sequence ATGAGCCCCCTCCTGCTGCTGGACAGCGAGGACGTGGCCTGGTTCCGCGACGAACTCACCGCGGCCCGGGGCGCGGCCGCCGCCCTGGCGCGACGGGTGGGCCTGGACGAACAGCGCGCGGCCGAGGTGGCCCTGTGCGTCTCCGAGGCCACCGGCAACCTGACCAAGCACGCCGTGGACGGTTCGGTGCTGCTGCGGGTGGTGCGCACCGCCCAGGTCGCCGGGGTGGAGGTGCTGACGATCGACTCGGGGCCGGGCATGGCCGACGTCGCCCGGTCCCTGCGGGACGGTTCCTCCTCGACCGGCACCCTCGGCATCGGCCTGGGCGCCCTGGCCAGGCTCGCCGACACCCTGGACATCCACTCGCTGCCCGGGCGCGGTACCGTCATGGCCGCCCGCTTCTGGAACCGCGGCACCGCCCGCGGCTTCGCGACGGCCGAACCGGCGGTGGCGGGACTGACCCGCGCCATCAACGGCGAACAGGTGTGCGGCGACGCCTGGGCCGCGCGGCTGGACCCCGGGGGCGACGGCGATCCGTCCGGCACGCCCCCGCCGTTCCGAACGGTCCGGTCGTCGGCGGGCGCCGAGCCCGGACCGGCGCCCTCCGGTGTCAGCTGGTCCGCCCTCACCGCCGCGGCCGGGCGCAGGTCCACCGCCGCGGCGCCCGCGCCCGCGCCGCCCGGCGGCGGCGCCGCGGTCATGGTGATGCTCTGCGACGGCCTGGGCCACGGCCCCATGGCCGCCCTGGCCGGCGCGGCCGCCGTCCAGGCCTTCCGCGGCAGCGGTGCCCGGATGCCCGAGGAGGCCGTCCAGGAGATCCACCGTGCGCTGCGCGGGACCCGCGGCGCCGCCGTCGCCGTCGCCCGGGTCGAACCCTCGACGGGCCGCCTGCTGTACTGCGGCGTCGGCAATATCGCCGGGGTGCTGCTGGGGGCGGAATCGCGCACCGGCCTGGTTTCCCTCCCGGGCATCGTCGGGCATCAGCTGCGCGGCCTGCGCACCTTCGAACAAACCCTGCCGCCCGGGGGTGCCCTGGTCATGCACTCCGACGGTCTGACCGATCGGTGGAGCACCGATATCCTGCCCGGCCTGCTGCACCACTCGCCGCTGGTGGCGGCCGGCCAGTTGTTGCGCACCGCCGGGATCCGGCACGACGACGCCGGCGTCGTGGTCGCCAAGGGCCTGTGGTGA
- a CDS encoding ATP-binding response regulator, whose protein sequence is MNGRERLLQLTVASELDVFALRRYAKTAAAAAGLESQDQVRLATSLSELGRDLLRAGDPMWAIFTLELGEPAQLSVELAWTDGRVPGRESILAVSRLLPQVGLRPEADRIVLECALPRTVDGGGELAARVRAALRPGMGVSLTEDLRAQTSDLMAALEESRKQHEELQRLNTELEETNQGVLALYTELSQELEETNRGVVALYADLDEKSRLLQEASESKTRFWFNVSHELRTPVNSVVGLTRLLLDPGSDPLTDDQQRQVGLVGAAGHLLLALVDELLDVAKAEAGRLEPHPGPVDLRGMLAQLRGILLAAPQPGVALRFPDTDRALFDTTPVLVTDEVMLARILRNLLSNSLKFTGRGEVRLDVARESPDSDWMLFTVTDTGVGIPQDQQGKVFEEFYQVAGPHQRNHSGTGLGLPYARRLAELLGGTLVLDSRPGEGTAVVLRLPMRGPAPLPRPPQLHALQPAARLGTVLCADDDGGFRESFRPVLERLAERVVEVDEGHLVVDAIRRERPDAVLLDLSMPGADGFAVLDRLAAEPQLRDIPVVVVTSADPATVPRHRLSHARAVLGKRTLTLHQLQDLLAVETGKRSSHEHP, encoded by the coding sequence GTGAACGGCCGCGAGCGGCTGCTCCAACTCACGGTCGCCTCCGAGCTGGACGTCTTCGCGCTGCGCCGCTACGCCAAGACCGCCGCCGCGGCGGCCGGGCTGGAGAGTCAGGACCAGGTCCGGCTCGCGACCTCGCTGAGCGAGCTCGGCCGGGACCTGCTGCGCGCGGGCGACCCGATGTGGGCGATCTTCACCCTGGAGCTGGGCGAACCCGCGCAGCTGAGCGTGGAGTTGGCCTGGACCGACGGGCGGGTGCCGGGCCGTGAGTCGATACTGGCCGTGTCCCGGCTGCTGCCGCAGGTCGGCCTGCGGCCGGAGGCCGACCGGATCGTGCTCGAATGCGCCCTGCCCCGGACCGTGGACGGCGGGGGCGAACTGGCGGCCCGGGTCCGCGCCGCCCTGCGGCCGGGCATGGGGGTGAGCCTGACCGAGGACCTGCGAGCCCAGACCAGCGACCTGATGGCGGCCCTGGAGGAGTCCCGCAAGCAGCACGAGGAGCTGCAGCGGCTGAACACCGAACTGGAGGAGACCAACCAGGGTGTGCTGGCGCTCTACACCGAACTCTCCCAGGAACTGGAGGAGACCAACCGCGGGGTCGTCGCCCTCTACGCGGACCTGGACGAGAAGAGCCGGCTGCTGCAGGAGGCCAGCGAGTCCAAGACCCGCTTCTGGTTCAATGTCAGCCACGAGCTGCGCACCCCGGTCAACTCGGTGGTCGGACTGACCCGGCTGCTGCTCGACCCGGGCTCCGATCCGCTCACCGACGATCAGCAGCGCCAGGTGGGACTGGTCGGCGCGGCCGGACACCTGCTGCTGGCCCTGGTCGACGAACTGCTCGACGTCGCCAAGGCGGAAGCGGGGCGGTTGGAGCCGCACCCGGGTCCGGTGGACCTGCGGGGCATGCTCGCCCAGTTGCGCGGGATCCTGCTCGCCGCCCCGCAGCCCGGGGTGGCCCTGCGGTTCCCCGACACCGACCGCGCGTTGTTCGACACCACCCCCGTGCTGGTCACCGACGAGGTCATGCTGGCCCGGATCCTGCGCAACCTGCTGTCCAACAGTCTGAAGTTCACCGGTCGCGGCGAGGTGCGTCTCGACGTCGCACGCGAATCGCCGGACTCGGACTGGATGCTGTTCACCGTCACCGACACCGGGGTCGGCATCCCGCAGGACCAGCAGGGGAAGGTCTTCGAGGAGTTCTACCAAGTGGCCGGCCCGCACCAGCGCAACCACTCGGGCACCGGGCTCGGCCTGCCCTACGCACGGCGGCTGGCCGAGCTCCTGGGCGGCACCCTGGTCCTCGACAGCCGGCCCGGCGAGGGAACCGCGGTGGTGCTCCGGCTGCCGATGCGCGGACCGGCACCGCTGCCCCGCCCCCCGCAGCTCCACGCCCTTCAGCCGGCGGCCCGGCTGGGCACCGTGCTCTGCGCGGACGACGACGGCGGCTTCCGGGAGTCCTTCCGACCGGTGCTGGAGCGGCTCGCCGAGCGGGTGGTCGAGGTCGACGAGGGCCACCTGGTGGTGGACGCGATCCGACGTGAGCGCCCCGACGCCGTCCTGCTCGACCTCTCCATGCCGGGCGCCGACGGCTTCGCGGTACTGGACCGCCTGGCCGCCGAACCGCAGCTGCGCGACATCCCGGTGGTCGTGGTCACCTCCGCCGACCCCGCCACCGTGCCCCGCCACCGGCTGTCCCATGCCCGTGCCGTGCTGGGCAAACGCACCCTGACCCTCCATCAGCTCCAGGACCTGCTGGCCGTCGAGACCGGGAAGAGAAGCAGCCATGAGCACCCCTGA
- a CDS encoding fused response regulator/phosphatase, which translates to MSTPETADDTPAVLLVVEDNATNRYILSSWLQRAGHTVVEAVDGTQGLALLAAAPADELPELAIVDVRLPDMSGFEVCEQIKSAPHTAGVPVIHVSAVAIATDDRTQGLDRGADAYLTEPIAPTELLATVAAALRYARARARAERLAQRLTALNEATLAVYAAEDTDAFTVAAARGAHALTGSPALVLAQPPQSEEIQVTLCAGEEAPASLPATRQLLDQLTGVTLGNRLGAEVALLPAPDWSEYLGGPPGGSGAAAPPVGDVAVVTARTKRGRPAVCLVLDAAAARNEEDRKLLAQFGQACALALEALRSYSEEHSLTLLLQRALLPGRLPVTPGVDLAVRYLPAITRSEVGGDFYEAVETERGLLLAVGDVVGHSLQAAIVMGELRHALRAYAIDGYGPQALLERLDTLLLREWPRWTATVCLVLIAPGGGRLEIANAGHLPPLLIAPDGSARYAVDHGTLLGVGRPQPGSTTHDIAAGTRIVLVTDGLIETPGTDLALRLERLRAVAMAAPTAPEALCDALLEAFGRAQDDDIVLFAARIRAPRPETDRAQVSDGGNSLTVS; encoded by the coding sequence ATGAGCACCCCTGAGACCGCCGACGACACCCCGGCCGTACTGCTGGTCGTCGAGGACAACGCCACCAACCGCTACATTCTCAGCAGCTGGCTGCAACGGGCCGGGCACACCGTGGTCGAGGCCGTCGACGGCACCCAGGGGCTGGCCCTCCTGGCCGCCGCACCGGCCGACGAACTGCCCGAGCTCGCCATCGTGGACGTCCGGCTCCCCGACATGAGCGGCTTCGAGGTGTGCGAGCAGATCAAGTCCGCCCCGCACACCGCCGGCGTCCCGGTCATCCATGTCTCCGCCGTGGCCATCGCCACCGACGACCGCACCCAGGGCCTGGACCGCGGCGCGGACGCCTACCTCACCGAGCCGATCGCCCCCACCGAGCTGCTCGCCACCGTGGCCGCCGCCCTCCGCTACGCCAGGGCCCGCGCCCGCGCCGAGCGCCTCGCCCAGCGGCTGACCGCGCTGAACGAGGCCACCCTGGCGGTCTACGCCGCCGAGGACACCGATGCCTTCACCGTCGCCGCCGCGCGCGGCGCCCACGCCCTGACCGGCTCCCCCGCGCTGGTGCTGGCGCAGCCGCCGCAGAGCGAGGAGATCCAGGTCACCCTCTGCGCGGGCGAGGAGGCTCCGGCCTCCCTCCCCGCGACCCGGCAGCTGCTCGACCAGCTGACCGGGGTCACCCTCGGCAACCGCCTCGGGGCCGAGGTCGCGCTGCTCCCGGCCCCGGACTGGAGCGAGTACCTCGGCGGCCCCCCGGGCGGGAGCGGTGCCGCCGCTCCGCCCGTCGGCGACGTGGCCGTGGTGACCGCCCGCACCAAGCGGGGACGCCCGGCGGTGTGCCTGGTCCTGGACGCGGCGGCGGCCCGCAACGAGGAGGACCGCAAGCTGCTCGCCCAGTTCGGCCAGGCCTGCGCCCTGGCGCTGGAGGCGCTGCGCAGCTACAGCGAGGAGCACTCGCTGACGCTGCTGCTGCAACGCGCCCTCCTCCCCGGACGGCTGCCCGTCACTCCCGGGGTGGACCTGGCCGTCCGCTACCTGCCCGCGATCACCCGGAGCGAGGTCGGCGGGGACTTCTACGAGGCCGTGGAGACCGAGCGCGGCCTGCTGCTGGCCGTGGGGGACGTCGTCGGGCACTCGCTGCAGGCGGCCATCGTCATGGGCGAGCTGAGGCACGCGCTCCGCGCCTACGCCATCGACGGATACGGCCCGCAGGCGCTCCTCGAACGGCTGGACACCCTGCTGCTGCGCGAGTGGCCCCGCTGGACGGCCACCGTCTGCCTGGTCCTGATCGCCCCCGGCGGAGGGCGGCTGGAGATCGCGAACGCCGGACACCTGCCTCCGCTGCTGATCGCCCCGGACGGCAGTGCCCGGTACGCGGTCGACCACGGCACGCTGCTCGGCGTGGGACGCCCCCAACCGGGCTCCACCACCCACGACATTGCCGCCGGAACCCGGATCGTGCTGGTCACCGACGGCCTCATCGAGACCCCCGGCACCGACCTCGCCCTCCGGCTGGAGAGGCTGCGGGCCGTCGCCATGGCTGCCCCCACCGCGCCCGAGGCGCTGTGCGACGCCCTGCTCGAAGCCTTCGGCCGGGCCCAGGACGACGACATCGTCCTGTTCGCCGCCCGCATCCGCGCCCCGCGCCCGGAGACGGACCGGGCGCAGGTCTCCGACGGGGGGAACTCACTCACCGTCAGCTGA
- a CDS encoding ATP-binding protein: protein MSDLMSRPSSAVPAPAPAPAPPWGSGLPAGGQVRRLAPAGTRGAVRRCRGFAREALEDWGWLPGEDAEQREVAEDVLLLVSELVTNACLHAGGPTELALHGTAGRLRVAVSDRSEQPPVPRTPHSAARPGGHGLHLVDRLTSRWGTEPRPGGKTVWLEVAAPRPPGGRAPLS, encoded by the coding sequence GTGAGCGACCTCATGAGCCGGCCCTCCTCCGCCGTTCCGGCGCCGGCCCCGGCGCCGGCGCCGCCGTGGGGGTCGGGCCTGCCGGCGGGTGGTCAGGTCCGCCGGCTGGCGCCGGCCGGCACCCGGGGCGCGGTGCGTCGTTGCCGGGGCTTCGCGCGTGAGGCGCTGGAGGACTGGGGGTGGCTGCCGGGCGAGGACGCGGAGCAGCGGGAGGTCGCAGAGGACGTGCTGCTGCTGGTGTCGGAGCTGGTGACCAACGCCTGCCTGCACGCGGGCGGGCCCACCGAGCTGGCGCTGCACGGCACGGCCGGGCGGCTGCGGGTCGCCGTCAGCGACCGCAGCGAACAGCCGCCGGTGCCGCGCACTCCGCACTCGGCGGCCCGCCCCGGTGGCCACGGCCTGCACCTCGTCGACCGGCTCACCAGCCGGTGGGGCACCGAGCCCCGCCCCGGAGGCAAGACCGTCTGGCTGGAGGTCGCCGCGCCGCGCCCGCCCGGTGGACGGGCTCCGCTCAGCTGA
- a CDS encoding STAS domain-containing protein — MTPDPRGTDAAFAVESHRAGAAAVLVLTGELDHTSAPLLSEALRAALGGADVDLVAVDCAQLTFCDSTGLNTLLMGRADARAQDVGLRLAGLPRMVARLFEITGADTVFEIYPGREEALGAR; from the coding sequence ATGACACCGGATCCACGAGGTACCGACGCCGCCTTCGCGGTGGAGAGCCACCGGGCGGGCGCGGCGGCCGTGCTGGTCCTGACGGGGGAGCTCGACCACACCTCGGCCCCGCTGCTGAGCGAAGCCCTCCGGGCGGCGCTCGGCGGCGCAGACGTGGACCTGGTGGCGGTCGACTGCGCGCAGCTCACCTTCTGCGACTCCACCGGTCTCAACACCCTGCTCATGGGCCGTGCGGACGCTCGGGCGCAGGACGTCGGGCTGCGGCTGGCCGGCCTGCCGCGGATGGTGGCGAGGCTGTTCGAGATCACCGGTGCGGACACCGTCTTCGAGATCTACCCGGGCCGCGAAGAAGCCCTGGGGGCCCGGTGA